The Streptomyces sp. NBC_01298 genome contains the following window.
TCGCTGCCGACCGCCGGCTCCTCGTGGTGCTCGACAACGCCCGGGGCTCCGAGCAGGTCAGGCCGCTCCTTCCCGGAGGTCGCCACTGCGTCACCGTCGTCACCAGCAGGAACCGGCTGCCGGGACTCGCCCGGTGCCGCGCCACCTGTCCGTCCGGTGCTGTGGATGCTGCTTAGGGGCCACAAGATCGCCGGTGTGGTGCCGGGTGGGCAGGTTTTGGTCAGGGGAGGGATCGTCGTGGGCCGGTCGAAGCGAGAGCTCGGGGCACGGCCGCGGTGGGCGCTGGATCCGTTGGCCGGGGTGGGCCCGCTGCGGTTCGGGATGCGTCCCTCCGAGGTCAAAGCGGCCCTGGGCGGGGCGATCACACATGTGAGCCAGGGGTCGGGGGGGCTCAACGTGCTGGGAGAAGTACGGCGATGAGGGTGTGACCGCGATATACGGGCCGGGCGAGCGGCTCGTAGCGGTGGCTGTCGACGGTCTGGACGGGCCGCGGGTGAAGGTCGGGGACGTCGAACTGATTGCCCGCGTGCCGTCCGAGGCCCGTGCGGACATCCACGAACTGGCACGCCGGCAGGGCGCGGAGGTCCGGGTGAACTGGAGCGGCGACCCGCAGATCGCGGTCTGGGGCGTCTCCATGGGCGCCGAGCAGGAGTGGGTCCCGCACCCGAAGGGGTATGCGGCGCGGACGGACACAGCGCTCAGCAGCGCGTTGCTGGTCGCGCCGGAACTGGCCCAGGACCCGTACGGAGCCGCCCCGGTCATTGCTTGGCAGGACGTCCGGGAGAAGACGGCCAATCCCGGGGCGTGGCCGGTGCGGCCCGTGGTGGACCGGCCACGTTGGGAGTGGACACCGCTGCGGGGCGTGGGGCCGCTCCGGTTCGGGATGAGCCCGCCGCAGGTGGCTGCCGCGCTGGGCGGCGAGGCACCTGCCGCCCGCCGAGGCCACTTCCCCTACCCCTTCTACCGCCGGTCCGGGCAATGGATGCTGGACGAGGACGAGTTCCCCGGGACCGGGGTGACAGCGCACTACTGGAACCGGGACGGCGGGCCCACCCTCGCGGCTGTGACCGTGGACGGGTGTGCCGGTCCGCAGGTCGCTTTCGACGGCCTCGATCTCATCGGCGGGAGCGTTGTCGCCATCGGGGATGCCCTGGTGCGGCGCGCCGAGAACGAAGAGATGGAGCTGCTGGTCGGATGCGGCGGCGACATGGGGCCGGACGGGCTCAACATGTACGTGCGGGCTGCCAGAGCAGGTGATGCCTTCGTCAGTGAAGCGCGGTTCTGCACGGCCGATTGGGATGATCACGGCTGAGGGGGCAATTCGGGCACTCCTTTGGGAACTTTGGAACCTTGGAACCCCCTGGAGGTCCGGCCCGTGCCGGGGTGGTGTGAAGCGGCTGGAAGCATTGTCCGAGGCTGCCCCTAGAGTCACACCAACATGATCGCGGCGGCGCTGCGACAGGGGGTGTGCCATGCCGTGCCATGCCCCGGACCAGGCCGTCTGACCGAGGAGACAGCACATGGGGTGGGTTCCGGCCGGCGACTACGAAGTCGCCCTCGACGACGGGAAAGTGGTCTGCCGCAACGCGGCGGGTCGCCGGCTGAAGACGGTCCCGGGGAAACTCGCGGACGACCCGGCCGTGGTCGGACTGCGCCAGCTGGTGGAGTGGCTGGATCGGCACGAACGCCAGTGCGTCGCCGACGTGGAGCGCTGGATGGTGCGCTCGCTGCCCGTCCCCGTCGCGGTCATCGCCCGGGTGTGGCAGGACACGGCCTGGCGTTCCGCGCTGTACGACCTCGTCGTCACGGGTGAGGACGGCGAAGTCGCCGGATTCCTGCGCGACGCCGACCCCGTACGGGGCCTCGGTCTGGTCGACCTGGACGGCGACACGGTGCGCATCAGCCCCGAGCTGGTCCGCATCCCGCACCCGGTTCTGCTCGCGGACTTGGAAGAACTGCGCGAGTTCGCGGTCGAACTCACCGTGGACCAGCGGGTGCAGCAGCTCTTCCGCGAGGTCTGGCACCGCCCGGCGGACCTGGACCCGGAGACCGCCTCGGTTGACGACTACGCGGGCGGCGCCTTCAAGGAACTGCGGTTCCTGCACGGGCGTACCACCCAGCTCGGCTACCGGGCCCGCGGCGGCCAGGCGGTCTGCCCGGTCGTGGAGGACGGCGCGACGGTCGAGGCGCGCATCTGGATCGGCGACTACGACAGCTACGAGCGGACCGAGACGGGCTCGCTGACCTGGACCGACGCCGCCGGCCGGGCCCTGACCGCCGGTCAGGTCGGCCCGGTCGCCTGGTCGGAAGGCATGCGCATGGCGGCGGCCCTGTACGCGGGACGCGACATCGAGGACGAGGAGCAGGCGGCATGAACACCGACGACATCACCCGGGCCGCGGCCCTGCTGGACGCCGGGGCGATCCTGCGCGCCGGCACCGTCTCAGGCGAGGACGCCGACACCCTCACCGCCCGCACCTACATCCACCCGGCCCTGGACGACCGGCGCGTGGTGCGCCTGGTGGCGGGCACCCTGGGCGAGGCGGAGGACCTGGCACTGGACTTCCTCGGACTCGCCCGCGAGCCCGACGCCCCGGAAGTGGGACAGGTGCGCCGCGAGACGCTGGGCTTCCCCGCCTGGGCCCTGGTCAACGATCCGGCCAACGGCCACCACGCGCTGGCCCTGGTCAAGGACATGGAACGGCTGGCCCGCCAGGCCAAGTCCCGGGCCGGCGCCGCCAAGGACGGCTTCGAGGCACTCGCCACCCGGCTCGGCCGCGCCGTACCGCACTTCCTGCCGACCTTCTACGAACAGGCCGCGCGCGTCTTCCTCCAGCACGACAACAGCACCTACGCCGCGACGCTCTTCGGCAAGGCACGCGCCGCCGAGCGCGTCCACGGCCTGCCGGTCGACGAGGAGCGGCAGCGGGCGGTCTTCCTGGAGTTCGCCTTCGCCGGGGCCCTGACCGTCAAGGCGCTCAAGGACCACGCGCAGGACCTGTCGCGCCGCCTCGACCCGGCCGAGGCCTGGGCGCAGTTCCGGCAACTCGCCGTCGAACGCTGCGCCGCGGGCATGGCCCCGTACGCGGCCCTGCCGCAGGATGCCCGCGCGCTCATCAAGGCCGCGGGCCTGGACCGGGGGCCCGCCGGTAACGCCGAGAGCGCCTTCGTCGGCGATCTGATCGCCTCACCGAGCATCGTCCGGGCCCCCGCGTCCTTCTGGACCGCTTACCGCCCGACCCTGGTGGCGCTCGCGGCCGTACGACCGGAGATCCGCGCCCGCCTGCTGGAGATCATGCCGACCCGGCTCGGCAACGACCGGAAGGCCGACGAGGCCTGGCTCTCGCTGCTCGCGGAGACGGGCGCGGACACCCTGCTCACCGACACGGAGAGCACGGACGGGGGCGACCCCACCAACGGCGTCGACCCCGCGGACTGGCTCAGCCGCTGGGCCCTGCACCGCAAGCACGGCTCGTCCAGTTCGGAGCGCTGCGCGCGCACCCTCGCCCTCGTCGAGCGCATGGCCCCCAGGCTGCGCGCCGACGGCCGCCCCGCCGACCTCTTCCAGGGACGCTGGCACGCGGGCGCCGACCTGGACCTGCTCGACGCCTGCGTCGCCTGGGACATCCCCGTCACCGAACCGGCGGCGGGCGCCAGCGTCCACCTCCCGCTGGAGCGCTGGATGGGCGATGAGACCCCCGGCCGCCGCGACCTGACGGCCGTCGCCGGCCGCCCCCGCCTGCGCGGACTGCTGTACGAAGCACTGAACGGCATGAACGGCCATCGCTCGAAGGACTCCGTACTCACCGAGATCGCCGCCCACCCGGTGCTCGGCGCCGTCCTCCACGACTGGCTGCGCGATCGCGCCGCTGAACTCACCGGGGCGGCGGGACTGCCCGGTTCCCGCTCGGCGCTCCGGCGCCTGTCGTCCTTCCGCGCGGTCGCCGGCCAGGTCAACCCGGAAGCCGTCGCCCGGATCGCCGCCCACGACCTGGCGCCGGTCCTCGGCGCCACCCTGCGCGCCGGTGTCCTGGACGAACTGGGCTGGCCCGCCCTGGAGGAGACCTACCGGCGGCTCGACACCGACCGGACCGACCAGCACCACTGGATGGTGGTCACCGAGGCCTGGCCCGCCCTGGTCCTCGCCAACCGCCACACGGCCGTCGTGGTAGGCCCCGAAGGGGTGCTGCTCGAACACGAGCTGCGGCTGCCCGCCGACCTGGACCGCTGGCGGCGCCCCCGCTTCCGGTACACCGACGGCGAACTGCTGGTCATCTGGACGGAGGACGGCAAGCAGCGCGCGTACTGGTCGAACCGCCCCGGCGAACCCTTCACCCTCGGCGGCGAGCAGCTGCCGCAGTGGTGGAACGGGCAGGACGTCGGCTCCCCGTCGCTGCCACTGCCCGGCGGTGGCCGCGCCACCGGCGGCCGTACCCTGCACGCCGGTGACACCACCCTGCCGTCCACCCGCCCCGTGCTGGGCGACGGCACCGGACACTGGCGCCAGGGCAAGCAGGGCCGCGACCACTGCTGGGTCGAGTACGACCCGGCGGGCGGCACCCACGGCCGTGCTTCGCTGCCCGCCTTCCTGCAGTCGGGAATCCGCGACGGCGCCCGCCTCGTGACCGAGGAATGCGAGGTCCTGCCGCTGCTCCCGGGACTGGAGACCACGCCGTTCGGCACCGACGGCACCGTCCTGGGCCGCTGGGTGCGCACCGAGGGACAGGACCCCGACCGCCGCGTCACCTCCGGGACCCCCGACGGGCGGACCGTCACCCTGGCCGTCGCGCCGGGCCGCCGGGACCGTTCCGTACCGCTGGGCGCCCTGCGGCTGCCGGGCGGAGCGGCGCCCCTCGCCGCCGTCGTCGGCGGCAACGTCGAGCTCTATCCGGCGGGCGCCACCACCACCGACGCGCTGGGATCGGTACCCCTGGGGGAGCAGGGCGGCGAGTACGCCGCCGGCACCCGGTACGTCCCGCCGCCCGCGTTCTGGCACGCCCTGCGCCCGCGCGACGAGCGGGGCTCGGCCGCCCTGCGCGCGGTCACCGACGCGCAGATCACGACCCTCCTCGACACCGTCGCCACGGCACTGGCCGGACGGAAGGCCGCTGTCGCCGCCGACAAGTCGTACGACGGCCCCACCGCCGACGAGCTCATCGAGGCAGCCGTCGCCACGGCGCTCCCCGCGCTGACCGACGCCCGGCTGCTCACCGGCGTGAGCGTGCTCGTGCGGACGGCCGCCCACCACCGCGCCGCCATCGCCGCGTACGGAGCACCCCCGCGGCACGAACCGCACGGCGGGAAGCGGCACGGCGAGGGGATGTACGCCGACCACCGGCCCGCGCACGGGGACGACACGACCCTGACGGCCGCCGTGGACGGGATCGCCACGCCGGGCAGACACGGCTACTGGGGGCGCGAAGCGAGGTGGAGCGGCCTCCAGCAGATCCTCTCCGTCAACCAGGTCCTGTCCGGCAAGCCCGCCGACGGCAAGCCGCTGCCCGACCCCACCGCGCTGCCGGCCCTCGGCGACGGCTGGACGAGCGAGACCCACACCGTCCCCGGCATCGAACTGGGCTGGCTGCCGTTCCTGGACGCCCTGGCCCCCCTCGCCTACCGCGCCGCCGCCCCCACCACCACCGGTGAACACCGGGAGGCGCTGCTGCTCCTCCTGGAAGCGGTCGCCACCGGCCCGCTCGCCAACCCCGCGGGCGCCCTGCGACAGGTCCTGCTGTGCGAGGAGGACAGCGAGGACCAGGTCGGCAAGAAGCAGCGGCTCGGCCAGGTGCTGCGCCGCGGCGACCGCACGGTCGTGATCCTCGGCCGGGGGCACACCCAGCGCAACGACCGCGTCCACTGGCTCGCCCTGGACCACGACCCGGAAGGGGCGTTCGGCCAGATCGCCGGCTTCACCCACCACGAGGACCAGCGGTACACCCCCGCCCTCCCGCACGAGCGCCTGCTCCCGCTGATCCGCCTCGTCCGCGAGCGCGGCGCCGCGCCGTGGCGGCCCGAGGCGCCCGTCACCTTCGACGCCGCCACCGGCATCGGGCCCGCACAGGCGGCACTCCTCGTCGCGGCGGGAACCGGTGAACTCGACGCGGCAGGGCTGGCCCTGGTGGGCCTCAAGGCCCGGCAGGCCGAACGGGCAGACGCCAGGCTGAGCGCGCTCGGCC
Protein-coding sequences here:
- a CDS encoding DUF4132 domain-containing protein, whose amino-acid sequence is MGWVPAGDYEVALDDGKVVCRNAAGRRLKTVPGKLADDPAVVGLRQLVEWLDRHERQCVADVERWMVRSLPVPVAVIARVWQDTAWRSALYDLVVTGEDGEVAGFLRDADPVRGLGLVDLDGDTVRISPELVRIPHPVLLADLEELREFAVELTVDQRVQQLFREVWHRPADLDPETASVDDYAGGAFKELRFLHGRTTQLGYRARGGQAVCPVVEDGATVEARIWIGDYDSYERTETGSLTWTDAAGRALTAGQVGPVAWSEGMRMAAALYAGRDIEDEEQAA